CTTACGTCAGCTTAACGACAGCACTGGGATTTTCCAGTGGTGCTCTATTGACTAATCTCATTCTCTCCATTCACAATTCCCTTGTTCCGTTTAGCTATTGGATTATTTTTGTTCTCATTCTGGGTTGTATTGGTTTAGCGATCAATATTCCTGAACAGGCAACGATACCCACTCCACTGGTTCGATTACCCCTCTTCCCTTCTAAGGCAATTTGGGCAGGGTTGGCGATCGCCCTCGCATGGTCTTTAGCCGGGATTGTGGGAATCATCCTACCGACTCAACTGGTGCAATACGGGCTACCCAACTGGTCAGGACCGATGCTGTTCATCATCGTGATGACAGGGGTTGTGTTTCAACCCGTTGCCCGACGCATGGAACCCCGGCGATCGCTTCAACTGGGTTCGTTACTGATGGTCATTGGCTATGCCCTATTTACCAGTGGTGCAGCATGGGGTTCATTGAGTCTAGTGCTGCTTGGAGTGGCGATCGCAGGCATAGCGTGCTATGGATTCACTTACCTGGGTGGATTAGCGGAAGTCGTGCGGTTAGGTGGCAATCAATCCGCACGAGTCACGTCTGGTTACTTTGCCTGCGCTTATTTAGGATACGGCATTCCCGTAATTTTGATTGGCTTTCTCTCTGATCGCTTTGGTATTATTCCTACCCTTGTTGGCTTTGGAGCCATCTTACTGATCAGCAATGTCTTACTCATTGCAGTGTATCAAACCCTGAAGTACGAGAAGAAGCTTCAGGCATGAGAGCAGTTGAACAGCTTAAACAGTTGTGCAGAACTAATTCAAACCTTAAATAAGGAGATCCACAATGGCTACTTTGTTGCAGGTAGATTCCAGTCCGAGAGGCGTTTACCCCGAAGGGGGAACTGCTTCGCACCGCTCTATCTCTCGTACCTTAACGAAACAGTTGATTCAAATGTGGCAACACACTGATCCAAACAGTCAGGTAACTTACCGGGATGTTGGACGCTATCCAGTTCCACCTATTGATGAAGCCTGGATTGCAGCAGCATTTACACCACCTGACCAATTGAACCCAAACTTGGAAACTGCATTGAAAATTTCGGATGAGTTAATTGATGAGTTGTTCGCAGCCGATTTTTTAGTTTTTGGCATTCCCATGTATAACTACAGCGTTCCTGCCAATTTCAAAGCGTATATCGACCAAATTGTGCGGGTAAGACGAACGTTTGCGATCGACTCTGATGGTTACCAAGGACTCGTGAGCGATAAAAGAGCAGTTGTGATTACCACACGCGGAGGCAGTTATGCGAACAGCCCACTAGACTTTCAAGAGCCTTATTTGCGAGCCGTATTTGAATTCATCGGGATCACCGATATTGCTTTTATCCATGCCGAGAACTTGGCGATGGGAACTGAAGCACGACAACGTGCGATCGCGTCTGCTCAAGCGAGCATTCATCAGATCATTGCAAATTGGCAACAATGACATTACCTGGCGGAGTAAAGATATCTATGGAGTAAAGGGTGAGTTAGCGACCTTCATATGGCTCAGGTAGTACTCACCCAAATTTTCATTCAATTGTTCCTCTGCAAACAGATAACTATTCTCTGTACTACCACTCTGACCTCTCAAACTCCTAAAAGTTCTATGAGTAAGATTAGAGGGTATGTGTCCTTCTTCTTTTCCTGAGCGATCGCCGTCACTTGAGCACCTCTGCCCTCTCCAACTTTGAATAACTCTTGTTTGCAAAAACTTGTTAAATAAAGCAAATATTTGCAAGACAGAATTTTACTTTTTCTTTAGAATTTAGAAACAACTGATTTAGTAAGAATTAGATAATTGAGCTGAGGAAGCAAATCTGTGAAAACTGAGTGAATAATGTATAGCCACTCTTAAAGGTTTTAGACATTTAACGTTATTACCATTTGCTCTGAAGCAATAAAACAACTGAGCATAAGCATGTAATGCTCAGCAGTTACTTCTAGGACTAAGGTGAAATTACAATATGCGGCATCCATTACAGCCCCATATAGCCGTACTGACAAAAGTTAAGCCAGAGTTAGCTAGGGGCGCAGCTCTCACATCTCCTTATCCCAAGCTTTATGCATAACGCTATAAAAATAGTTATGACTCTGTCCTCGATAATACTCGGAGTAGTTATGCAGGAAGAATACAATCAATCAAGCTATTTACGATCTACTCCTAGGCTGTCGGTTCGCGAGCTAGAAGTTCTACAACTTCTAGTTGAAGGTCTTACTAACCCTGAGATCGCTATTC
This region of Oscillatoria sp. FACHB-1407 genomic DNA includes:
- a CDS encoding response regulator transcription factor; the protein is MQEEYNQSSYLRSTPRLSVRELEVLQLLVEGLTNPEIAIRLHLSPHTVKSHVRGILNKFGVEHRLQAVVVALRLGLV
- a CDS encoding MFS transporter → MKRPAIIVAIAIFLITHAANLQIPLYNTYATLAGFGSGISAIAFSTYVAGLLPTLILLGGASDQIGRKKVILASLLFACVATFLMIAHPTIYTLFVTRVLQGIGVGLITGTGTAYLSTLMPQNSARVAAYVSLTTALGFSSGALLTNLILSIHNSLVPFSYWIIFVLILGCIGLAINIPEQATIPTPLVRLPLFPSKAIWAGLAIALAWSLAGIVGIILPTQLVQYGLPNWSGPMLFIIVMTGVVFQPVARRMEPRRSLQLGSLLMVIGYALFTSGAAWGSLSLVLLGVAIAGIACYGFTYLGGLAEVVRLGGNQSARVTSGYFACAYLGYGIPVILIGFLSDRFGIIPTLVGFGAILLISNVLLIAVYQTLKYEKKLQA
- a CDS encoding FMN-dependent NADH-azoreductase, translated to MATLLQVDSSPRGVYPEGGTASHRSISRTLTKQLIQMWQHTDPNSQVTYRDVGRYPVPPIDEAWIAAAFTPPDQLNPNLETALKISDELIDELFAADFLVFGIPMYNYSVPANFKAYIDQIVRVRRTFAIDSDGYQGLVSDKRAVVITTRGGSYANSPLDFQEPYLRAVFEFIGITDIAFIHAENLAMGTEARQRAIASAQASIHQIIANWQQ